In Clostridium sp. JN-1, one genomic interval encodes:
- a CDS encoding aminotransferase class I/II-fold pyridoxal phosphate-dependent enzyme, producing the protein MYKLDQNQTPLFDALMEYVNRETIPFHVPGHKKGVGADEQFKNFIGENAFKIDVTVFKLVDSLHHPTGAIKKAQELAADAYGSDAAFFSINGTSGAIEAMIMSAVKSGEKIIVPRNIHKSVTAGIILSGAIPVYMQPAFDKRVGIAHGVTPETVEKTLKQNPDAKAVLIINPTYYGVAADIKKIVQITHDHGIPLIVDEAHGPHLGFNDKLPISAMESGADICSQSTHKIIGALTQSSMLQVNSKFIDTKRVQQILNLLQTTSPSYILMASLDCARKQIAIHGTELLDKAIDLANYARREINNIPGFYCFGEDILNNEGVYALDPTKMTISCRDLGITGYDLDMILSNKYHIQMELSDLYNVLAVGSFGDTKQSIDALLEALKEISKEHYGNGNKKSDFIDIPPIPPQVMIPRDAFNSEKVSVSLKNSVGMTSGEFLMAYPPGIPILCPGEKITQEIIDYVQILKETGLYVQGTEDPEVEYIKVTKD; encoded by the coding sequence GTGTATAAATTAGATCAAAATCAGACTCCTTTATTCGATGCACTTATGGAATATGTAAATAGGGAAACAATACCATTTCATGTTCCTGGACATAAAAAAGGAGTAGGTGCAGATGAACAATTTAAAAATTTTATTGGTGAAAATGCCTTTAAAATAGATGTTACAGTATTTAAATTAGTTGATAGTCTTCATCACCCTACTGGTGCTATAAAAAAAGCTCAAGAATTAGCTGCTGATGCTTATGGTTCAGATGCAGCATTTTTTTCAATAAATGGAACATCTGGTGCCATAGAGGCAATGATTATGTCTGCAGTTAAATCCGGTGAAAAAATAATAGTACCTAGAAATATTCATAAGTCAGTAACTGCTGGAATTATACTAAGTGGTGCAATTCCAGTATATATGCAGCCTGCTTTTGATAAAAGAGTTGGAATAGCTCATGGTGTAACACCTGAAACCGTAGAAAAAACTCTTAAACAAAATCCTGATGCAAAAGCAGTACTTATTATAAATCCAACTTACTATGGAGTAGCTGCAGATATAAAAAAGATTGTTCAAATAACTCATGACCATGGTATACCACTAATCGTAGATGAGGCACATGGTCCGCACCTTGGTTTTAACGATAAATTACCGATATCAGCTATGGAGTCTGGAGCTGATATTTGTTCGCAAAGTACACATAAAATAATAGGTGCTTTAACTCAATCATCAATGCTTCAAGTTAATTCAAAATTTATAGATACAAAAAGAGTTCAGCAAATTTTAAATTTACTTCAAACTACATCTCCATCCTATATTTTAATGGCTTCTTTGGACTGTGCAAGAAAGCAAATAGCAATACACGGAACAGAATTATTAGATAAAGCAATTGATCTTGCAAATTATGCTAGAAGAGAAATCAACAATATTCCAGGATTTTATTGTTTTGGTGAGGATATACTAAATAATGAAGGTGTCTATGCCCTTGATCCAACTAAAATGACAATAAGCTGCAGAGATTTGGGAATTACAGGTTATGACTTGGATATGATACTGTCCAATAAATATCACATTCAAATGGAACTTTCTGATTTATACAATGTGCTTGCTGTTGGATCATTTGGTGATACAAAACAAAGTATAGATGCACTTTTAGAAGCTTTGAAAGAAATCAGTAAAGAACATTATGGAAATGGAAATAAAAAATCAGATTTTATAGATATTCCGCCTATACCACCACAGGTAATGATACCAAGAGATGCATTTAACAGTGAAAAAGTTTCTGTATCTTTAAAAAATAGTGTTGGAATGACAAGTGGTGAATTTTTGATGGCATATCCACCAGGAATACCTATATTATGTCCTGGTGAAAAAATAACACAAGAAATTATAGATTATGTACAAATTCTTAAAGAAACAGGATTATACGTACAAGGTACCGAAGACCCTGAGGTAGAATATATTAAAGTTACAAAAGATTAA
- a CDS encoding MerR family transcriptional regulator, producing the protein MKTVHEVSKLTGVSIRTLQYYDSISLLPASKYTNAGYRLYDDTALARLSQILLFRELEFPLKEIKAIIESPSYDKTKVLEDQIALLELKREHIDNLIIFARGVKTIGDGNMDFSAFDTKKLDEYANEAKSRWGQSAAYKEFEQKSKNRSRDAENAIAAGLMSIFEELGAIKALDPSSDKAQTLVKKLQSYITENYYSCTNETLSGLGKMYASDGKFIENIDKTGGKGTAEFVKKAIDIYCK; encoded by the coding sequence ATGAAAACAGTTCATGAGGTTAGCAAATTAACAGGTGTGAGTATACGTACCTTGCAATATTATGACTCTATCAGTCTTTTGCCTGCAAGCAAATATACCAATGCTGGATACAGGCTATATGACGATACGGCTCTGGCCCGCTTGAGTCAGATTTTGCTGTTTCGTGAGTTGGAGTTTCCGCTTAAGGAAATCAAGGCAATTATAGAAAGTCCGTCCTATGACAAAACTAAGGTTCTGGAGGACCAGATTGCGTTGCTTGAACTAAAGCGGGAACATATCGACAATCTCATTATCTTCGCTCGTGGAGTAAAAACGATAGGAGATGGAAATATGGATTTTTCAGCCTTTGATACAAAAAAGCTGGACGAATACGCAAACGAAGCAAAAAGCAGATGGGGGCAATCGGCAGCATATAAAGAGTTTGAACAAAAGAGCAAGAATCGCTCAAGGGATGCCGAAAATGCCATCGCAGCAGGTCTAATGTCAATATTCGAGGAATTGGGTGCAATTAAGGCACTCGACCCTTCTTCCGATAAGGCACAGACCTTAGTGAAAAAGCTGCAGAGCTACATCACAGAAAACTATTATAGCTGTACAAATGAAACTCTTTCCGGTCTTGGTAAGATGTATGCTAGTGACGGCAAATTTATCGAGAA